The following coding sequences lie in one Scatophagus argus isolate fScaArg1 chromosome 9, fScaArg1.pri, whole genome shotgun sequence genomic window:
- the capn7 gene encoding calpain-7: protein MDSTALELDAVKFAKTAVTFDQKGKYNEAVFYYKEAAQALIYAGMAGSKLEGIQDKVNEYLDRVQALHNAVQAQKSDPLKSRQQVDLERAHFLVTQAFEEDEKGNDDEAIELYTQAVELCISTSSETSDPALQTKLKQLARQALDRAEGLKESKSKSTPGQTQDRTGPSGSKASGASSSGAPVRQFFPLGPDFTLQDRPQPQPVRAVQSSEPQGQRYTSEEIEVLRSTSTINGIAYVPFMSVDLRERFAFPVPFSDKTGKLALSPKQKAIFSRWVRPDEICNNPTMIMSVSSFSIKQTVVSDCSFVASLAISAAYERRYNKKLITSVIYPQNRRGEPEYNPCGKYMVKLHINGVPRKVIIDDYLPVDHNGELLCSYSSNRNELWVSLIEKAYMKVMGGYDFPGSNSNIDLHALTGWIPERIAMHSDNQSFSKDDSFRMLFQRFHRGDVLITTATGVMTEEEGERWGLVPTHAYAVLDIREYKGMRFLQLKNPWSHLRWRGRYSERDEKNWTPELLKYLNFDPKTAQKFDNGVFWIAWEDLCQYYDVIYLSWNPSLFKESSCIHSSWDGKQGPVKDVYSLANNPQYKLEVQCPAGGAAVWVLLTRHITDKDDFAQNREFITLVVYKTDGKKVYYPADPPPYIDGIRINSPHYLTKMRLTSAGTHTFTLVVSQYEKQNTINYTLRVYSGCKFTFSKIPNPFTHTKRINGQWKGLSAGGCGNYKDSYKHNPIYQVNLERSGPLLVELRGSRQYSVGFEMVTVSTVGDPGSATFQKKTSGDYRCGFCYMEVEHVPAGIYNVIPTTFLPKQEGPFFLDFASTSPLKVSQLQ from the exons ATGGACTCCACAGCGCTGGAACTCGACGCTGTCAAATTTGCCAAAACAGCTGTTACCTTTGACCAGAAGGGCAAATACAATGAggctgtattttattataag GAAGCAGCCCAGGCCCTCATATATGCTGGCATGGCGGGGTCCAAACTGGAGGGGATCCAGGACAAAGTGAATGAGTACTTGGATCGGGTCCAAGCCCTCCACAATGCTG TCCAGGCACAGAAGAGTGACCCGCTGAAGTCCCGGCAGCAGGTGGACCTGGAGCGTGCCCACTTCCTGGTCACGCAGGCCTTCGAAGAGGATGAGAAGGGAAATGACGATGAAGCCATTGAGCTGTACACTCAGGCTGTGGAGCTCTGCATTAGCACG TCCAGTGAGACGTCAGACCCGGCGCTGCAGACCAAGCTGAAGCAGTTAGCACGTCAGGCTTTAGACAG GGCGGAGGGCCTCAAAGAATCAAAGTCCAAATCAACTCCAGGTCAGACTCAGGACAGGACGGGGCCCTCTGGCTCCAAGGCCAGTGGTGCGAGCAGCTCTGGAGCACCAGTCCGCCAGTTTTTCCCCCTCGGGCCAGACTTCACCCTCCAGGACCGACCACAGCCCCAGCCGGTCCGGGCGGTCCAGTCCAGCGAGCCCCAGGGTCAGCGCTACACGTCTGAGGAGATCGAGGTGCTCAG GAGTACATCTACAATCAATGGCATAGCCTATGTGCCCTTCATGAGTGTGGACCTGAGGGAACGATTTGCCTTTCCTGTCCCCTTCTC GGACAAAACAGGGAAACTGGCACTGTCACCCAAACAGAAAGCCATCTTCTCCCGCTGGGTCCGGCCAGACGAGATCTGCAATAACCCCACCATGATCATGTCTGTGTCCAGCTTCAGCATCAAACAG ACGGTGGTCTCTGACTGTTCATTTGTGGCATCTCTAGCCATCAGCGCGGCCTACGAGAGGCGCTACAACAAGAAACTCATTACCAG CGTCATCTACCCTCAGAACAGACGAGGAGAGCCAGAGTATAACCCATGTGGGAAGTACATGGTCAAGCTTCACATCAACGGAGTCCCCAGGAAG GTGATTATAGACGACTACCTGCCGGTGGATCATAATGGAGAGCTGCTGTGCTCCTACTCCAGCAACAGGAACGAGCTCTGGGTCTCCCTCATAGAGAAGGCCTACATGAAGGTGATGGGAGGCTACGACTTCCCCGGCTCCAACTCG AACATTGATCTGCACGCGCTCACTGGCTGGATCCCTGAACGCATCGCCATGCACTCTGACAATCAGTCATTCAGTAAGGACGACAGTTTCCGTATGCTCTTCCAGAG GTTTCACAGGGGGGATGTCCTCATCACCACGGCGACGGGTGTGATGACGGAGGAAGAAGGGGAGCGATGGGGTTTAGTGCCCACACATGCCTATGCTGTTCTTGACATCAGGGAATACAAG GGAATGCgtttcctgcagctgaagaaTCCGTGGAGTCACCTGCGGTGGAGGGGACGTTACAGCGAGCGTGACGAGAAGAACTGGACACCCGAACTGCTCAAATACCTCAACTTTGACCCCAAGACAGCGCAGAAGTTTGACAATG GAGTTTTCTGGATTGCGTGGGAGGATCTTTGTCAGTACTATGACGTCATCTACCTGAGCTGGAACCCCAGCCTGTTCAAAGAGTCCTCCTGTattcacag TAGCTGGGACGGGAAGCAGGGCCCAGTGAAGGACGTCTACAGTCTGGCCAACAATCCCCAGTACAAACTGGAGGTCCAgtgtccagcagggggagctgCTGTGTGGGTGCTGCTCACCAGACACATCACTGACAAG GATGATTTTGCTCAAAACAGGGAGTTTATCACCCTTGTTGTTTACAAGACCGATGGGAAGAAGGTTTACTACCCAG CGGACCCCCCACCTTACATCGATGGCATCCGCATCAACAGCCCACATTACCTGACCAAGATGAGGCTGACCAGCGCCGggacacacaccttcacactgGTGGTGTCCCAGTATGAGAAACAGAACACCATCAACTACACACTGCGG GTGTATTCTGGATGCAAATTCACCTTCTCCAAGATCCCAAATCCTTTCACTCACACCAAACGG ATTAACGGCCAGTGGAAGGGCCTCAGCGCCGGAGGATGTGGCAACTACAAGGATTCTTACAAACACAACCCGATCTATCAGGTTAACCTGGAGCGGTCTGGACCGCTGCTCGTCGAGCTCCGAGGATCCAG gcagtACAGTGTTGGTTTTGAGATGGTGACTGTGTCGACGGTCGGGGATCCGGGATCGGCCACCTTCCAGAAGAAGACCAGTGGAGATTACAG ATGCGGCTTCTGCTACATGGAGGTGGAACACGTCCCTGCAGGCATCTACAACGTCATCCCCACCACCTTCTTGCCCAAACAGGAAGGACCCTTCTTCTTGGACTTTGCCAGCACTTCCCCACTCAAGGTCTCCCAGCTTCAGTGA
- the LOC124065246 gene encoding C-type lectin domain family 10 member A isoform X3: protein MAEAEEVNYASVVFKNNQQAGAKKNEETVYDEVKVRTETTKQNVDTNGLLTDKKADVNRRHRWLACFFGILCILLLVAIIAVCVYFTTLSEKSEEKQLRENQTTLLAAVQNLNNLNHKLMSDSENLAREHNNLTVLFDNLNQSYAALESKVSNLTAEIQELKAQRNNSEREHNNLTVLFDNLNQSYAALESKVSNLTAEIQELKTQRNNLTETIQDMETQWTESNVSRAQWSIDVYCPKIKGVRKCSSCQSGWASFQSSCYVINIALTAYRKTWAEAQADCRQKVSHLVVISNDAEKAFVSNYTWASSGYWIGLRVEEGKWKWVDGRDLTEDSWIQQPPTEGHCAVSVLNQGLKAVNCGQRNHWICQSKGLSV from the exons ATGGCAGAGGCGGAGGAGGTTAACTACGCTTCGGTTGTATTCAAAAACAACCAACAAGCTGGAG CTAAAAAGAATGAGGAAACTGTGTATGATGAAGTGAAGGTCCGCACCGAAACCACAAAGCAAAATGTTGACACAAACG GACTGTTGACAGACAAGAAAGCAGACGTCAACAGACGTCATCGGTGGTTGGCCTGCTTTTTTGGGATTCTTTGCATCCTTTTGCTGGTGGCCATCATAGCAGTTTGTGTCTACT TTACTACGTTAAGTGAGAAGAGTGAAGAGAAGCAGCTAAGAGAAAACCAAACGACTCTACTGGCTGCCGTTCAAAACCTGAATAACCTCAATCACAAACTCATGTCTGACAGTGAAAACTTGGCGAGGGAGCACAACAATCTGACAGTCCTGTTTGACAACCTGAATCAATCCTATGCTGCCTTAGAAAGCAAGGTCTCAAACCTGACTGCAGAGATCCAGGAACTGAAGGCACAGAGGAACAACTCGGAGAGGGAGCACAACAATCTGACAGTCCTGTTTGACAACCTGAATCAATCCTATGCTGCCTTAGAAAGCAAGGTCTCAAACCTGACTGCAGAGATCCAGGAACTgaagacacagaggaacaacTTAACAGAGACAATACAAGAC ATGGAGACACAGTGGACAGAGTCCAACGTCAGTCGAGCTCAGTGGAGCATTGATGTCTACTGCCCCAAAATAAAAGGAG tAAGAAAGTGTAGTTCCTGTCAGAGTGGGTGGGCCTCCTTCCAGTCCAGCTGCTATGTCATTAATATCGCTTTAACGGCTTATCGGAAAACCTGGGCTGAAGCTCAAGCAGACTGCAGACAGAAGGTTTCACACTTGGTTGTTATATCTAACGATGCAGAGAAG GCCTTTGTCAGTAATTACACCTGGGCCAGTTCAGGATACTGGATTGGACTGAGAGTTGAAGAGGGGAAATGGAAGTGGGTGGATGGACGTGATCTGACTGAAGA CTCCTGGATACAACAACCACCTACTGAGGGTCACTGTGCAGTTTCTGTCCTGAACCAGGGGCTGAAGGCAGTAAACTGTGGGCAAAGAAACCACTGGATCTGCCAGAGTAAAGGTTTATCTGTTTaa
- the LOC124065246 gene encoding C-type lectin domain family 10 member A isoform X2 — protein sequence MAEAEEVNYASVVFKNNQQAGAKKNEETVYDEVKVRTETTKQNVDTNGLLTDKKADVNRRHRWLACFFGILCILLLVAIIAVCVYFTTLSEKSEEKQLRENQTTLLAAVQNLNNLNHKLMSDSENLAREHNNLTVLFDNLNQSYAALESKVSNLTAEIQELKAQRNNSEREHNNLTVLFDNLNQSYAALESKVSNLTAEIQELKTQRNNLTETIQDMETQWTESNVSRAQWSIDAYCPKVKGGVSVRKCNSCQSGWTSFQSSCYAINNAKLNNQKTWAEAQANCRQKVSHLAVISNNTEKAFVINHSWDGLGYWIGLRVEEGKWKWVDGRDLTEDSWIQQPPTEGHCAVSVLNQGLKAVNCGQRNHWICQSKGLSV from the exons ATGGCAGAGGCGGAGGAGGTTAACTACGCTTCGGTTGTATTCAAAAACAACCAACAAGCTGGAG CTAAAAAGAATGAGGAAACTGTGTATGATGAAGTGAAGGTCCGCACCGAAACCACAAAGCAAAATGTTGACACAAACG GACTGTTGACAGACAAGAAAGCAGACGTCAACAGACGTCATCGGTGGTTGGCCTGCTTTTTTGGGATTCTTTGCATCCTTTTGCTGGTGGCCATCATAGCAGTTTGTGTCTACT TTACTACGTTAAGTGAGAAGAGTGAAGAGAAGCAGCTAAGAGAAAACCAAACGACTCTACTGGCTGCCGTTCAAAACCTGAATAACCTCAATCACAAACTCATGTCTGACAGTGAAAACTTGGCGAGGGAGCACAACAATCTGACAGTCCTGTTTGACAACCTGAATCAATCCTATGCTGCCTTAGAAAGCAAGGTCTCAAACCTGACTGCAGAGATCCAGGAACTGAAGGCACAGAGGAACAACTCGGAGAGGGAGCACAACAATCTGACAGTCCTGTTTGACAACCTGAATCAATCCTATGCTGCCTTAGAAAGCAAGGTCTCAAACCTGACTGCAGAGATCCAGGAACTgaagacacagaggaacaacTTAACAGAGACAATACAAGACATGGAGACACAGTGGACAGAGTCCAACGTCAGTCGAGCTCAGTGGAGCATTGATGCCTACTGCCCCAAAGTAAAAGGAG GTGTTTCAGTAAGAAAGTGTAACTCCTGTCAGAGTGGGTGGACCTCCTTCCAGTCCAGCTGCTATGCCATAAATAACGCAAAACTGAACAATCAGAAAACCTGGGCTGAAGCTCAAGCAAACTGCAGACAGAAGGTTTCACACTTGGCTGTTATATCTAACAATACAGAGAAG GCCTTTGTCATTAATCATAGCTGGGACGGCTTAGGATACTGGATTGGACTGAGAGTTGAAGAGGGGAAATGGAAGTGGGTGGATGGACGTGATCTGACTGAAGA CTCCTGGATACAACAACCACCTACTGAGGGTCACTGTGCAGTTTCTGTCCTGAACCAGGGGCTGAAGGCAGTAAACTGTGGGCAAAGAAACCACTGGATCTGCCAGAGTAAAGGTTTATCTGTTTaa
- the LOC124065246 gene encoding C-type lectin domain family 12 member B isoform X6 produces MAEAEEVNYASVVFKNNQQAGAKKNEETVYDEVKVRTETTKQNVDTNGLLTDKKADVNRRHRWLACFFGILCILLLVAIIAVCVYFTTLSEKSEEKQLRENQTTLLAAVQNLNNLNHKLMSDSENLAREHNNLTVLFDNLNQSYAALESKVSNLTAEIQELKTQRNNLTETIQDMETQWTESNVSRAQWSIDAYCPKVKGGVSVRKCNSCQSGWTSFQSSCYAINNAKLNNQKTWAEAQANCRQKVSHLAVISNNTEKAFVINHSWDGLGYWIGLRVEEGKWKWVDGRDLTEDFWKPQQQQPPTEGHCAVSFEKGGLKSANCTERYGWVCQKEGLSV; encoded by the exons ATGGCAGAGGCGGAGGAGGTTAACTACGCTTCGGTTGTATTCAAAAACAACCAACAAGCTGGAG CTAAAAAGAATGAGGAAACTGTGTATGATGAAGTGAAGGTCCGCACCGAAACCACAAAGCAAAATGTTGACACAAACG GACTGTTGACAGACAAGAAAGCAGACGTCAACAGACGTCATCGGTGGTTGGCCTGCTTTTTTGGGATTCTTTGCATCCTTTTGCTGGTGGCCATCATAGCAGTTTGTGTCTACT TTACTACGTTAAGTGAGAAGAGTGAAGAGAAGCAGCTAAGAGAAAACCAAACGACTCTACTGGCTGCCGTTCAAAACCTGAATAACCTCAATCACAAACTCATGTCTGACAGTGAAAACTTGGCGAGGGAGCACAACAATCTGACAGTCCTGTTTGACAACCTGAATCAATCCTATGCTGCCTTAGAAAGCAAGGTCTCAAACCTGACTGCAGAGATCCAGGAACTGAAG acacagaggaacaacTTAACAGAGACAATACAAGACATGGAGACACAGTGGACAGAGTCCAACGTCAGTCGAGCTCAGTGGAGCATTGATGCCTACTGCCCCAAAGTAAAAGGAG GTGTTTCAGTAAGAAAGTGTAACTCCTGTCAGAGTGGGTGGACCTCCTTCCAGTCCAGCTGCTATGCCATAAATAACGCAAAACTGAACAATCAGAAAACCTGGGCTGAAGCTCAAGCAAACTGCAGACAGAAGGTTTCACACTTGGCTGTTATATCTAACAATACAGAGAAG GCCTTTGTCATTAATCATAGCTGGGACGGCTTAGGATACTGGATTGGACTGAGAGTTGAAGAGGGGAAATGGAAGTGGGTGGATGGACGTGATCTGACTGAAGA CTTCTggaaaccacaacaacaacaaccacctaCTGAGGGTCACTGTGCAGTTTCTTTTGAGAAAGGTGGACTGAAATCGGCAAATTGTACTGAAAGATACGGATGGGTGTGCCAGAAGGAGGGTTTATCTGTTTAA
- the LOC124065246 gene encoding C-type lectin domain family 12 member B isoform X5, translating into MAEAEEVNYASVVFKNNQQAGAKKNEETVYDEVKVRTETTKQNVDTNGLLTDKKADVNRRHRWLACFFGILCILLLVAIIAVCVYFTTLSEKSEEKQLRENQTTLLAAVQNLNNLNHKLMSDSENLAREHNNLTVLFDNLNQSYAALESKVSNLTAEIQELKTQRNNLTETIQDMETQWTESNVSRAQWSIDAYCPKVKGGVSVRKCNSCQSGWTSFQSSCYAINNAKLNNQKTWAEAQANCRQKVSHLAVISNNTEKAFVINHSWDGLGYWIGLRVEEGKWKWVDGRDLTEDFWKPQQQQPPTEGHCAVSFEKGGLKSANCTERYGWVCQKEGLSV; encoded by the exons ATGGCAGAGGCGGAGGAGGTTAACTACGCTTCGGTTGTATTCAAAAACAACCAACAAGCTGGAG CTAAAAAGAATGAGGAAACTGTGTATGATGAAGTGAAGGTCCGCACCGAAACCACAAAGCAAAATGTTGACACAAACG GACTGTTGACAGACAAGAAAGCAGACGTCAACAGACGTCATCGGTGGTTGGCCTGCTTTTTTGGGATTCTTTGCATCCTTTTGCTGGTGGCCATCATAGCAGTTTGTGTCTACT TTACTACGTTAAGTGAGAAGAGTGAAGAGAAGCAGCTAAGAGAAAACCAAACGACTCTACTGGCTGCCGTTCAAAACCTGAATAACCTCAATCACAAACTCATGTCTGACAGTGAAAACTTGGCGAG GGAGCACAACAATCTGACAGTCCTGTTTGACAACCTGAATCAATCCTATGCTGCCTTAGAAAGCAAGGTCTCAAACCTGACTGCAGAGATCCAGGAACTgaagacacagaggaacaacTTAACAGAGACAATACAAGACATGGAGACACAGTGGACAGAGTCCAACGTCAGTCGAGCTCAGTGGAGCATTGATGCCTACTGCCCCAAAGTAAAAGGAG GTGTTTCAGTAAGAAAGTGTAACTCCTGTCAGAGTGGGTGGACCTCCTTCCAGTCCAGCTGCTATGCCATAAATAACGCAAAACTGAACAATCAGAAAACCTGGGCTGAAGCTCAAGCAAACTGCAGACAGAAGGTTTCACACTTGGCTGTTATATCTAACAATACAGAGAAG GCCTTTGTCATTAATCATAGCTGGGACGGCTTAGGATACTGGATTGGACTGAGAGTTGAAGAGGGGAAATGGAAGTGGGTGGATGGACGTGATCTGACTGAAGA CTTCTggaaaccacaacaacaacaaccacctaCTGAGGGTCACTGTGCAGTTTCTTTTGAGAAAGGTGGACTGAAATCGGCAAATTGTACTGAAAGATACGGATGGGTGTGCCAGAAGGAGGGTTTATCTGTTTAA
- the LOC124065246 gene encoding C-type lectin domain family 12 member B isoform X4, with the protein MAEAEEVNYASVVFKNNQQAGAKKNEETVYDEVKVRTETTKQNVDTNGLLTDKKADVNRRHRWLACFFGILCILLLVAIIAVCVYFTTLSEKSEEKQLRENQTTLLAAVQNLNNLNHKLMSDSENLAREHNNLTVLFDNLNQSYAALESKVSNLTAEIQELKTQRNNLTETIQDMETQWTESNVSRAQWSIDAYCPKVKGGVSVRKCNSCQSGWTSFQSSCYAINNAKLNNQKTWAEAQANCRQKVSHLAVISNNTEKAFVINHSWDGLGYWIGLRVEEGKWKWVDGRDLTEDFWKPQQQQPPTEGHCAVSFEKGGLKSANCTERYGWVCQKEGLSV; encoded by the exons ATGGCAGAGGCGGAGGAGGTTAACTACGCTTCGGTTGTATTCAAAAACAACCAACAAGCTGGAG CTAAAAAGAATGAGGAAACTGTGTATGATGAAGTGAAGGTCCGCACCGAAACCACAAAGCAAAATGTTGACACAAACG GACTGTTGACAGACAAGAAAGCAGACGTCAACAGACGTCATCGGTGGTTGGCCTGCTTTTTTGGGATTCTTTGCATCCTTTTGCTGGTGGCCATCATAGCAGTTTGTGTCTACT TTACTACGTTAAGTGAGAAGAGTGAAGAGAAGCAGCTAAGAGAAAACCAAACGACTCTACTGGCTGCCGTTCAAAACCTGAATAACCTCAATCACAAACTCATGTCTGACAGTGAAAACTTGGCGAGGGAGCACAACAATCTGACAGTCCTGTTTGACAACCTGAATCAATCCTATGCTGCCTTAGAAAGCAAG GTCTCAAACCTGACTGCAGAGATCCAGGAACTgaagacacagaggaacaacTTAACAGAGACAATACAAGACATGGAGACACAGTGGACAGAGTCCAACGTCAGTCGAGCTCAGTGGAGCATTGATGCCTACTGCCCCAAAGTAAAAGGAG GTGTTTCAGTAAGAAAGTGTAACTCCTGTCAGAGTGGGTGGACCTCCTTCCAGTCCAGCTGCTATGCCATAAATAACGCAAAACTGAACAATCAGAAAACCTGGGCTGAAGCTCAAGCAAACTGCAGACAGAAGGTTTCACACTTGGCTGTTATATCTAACAATACAGAGAAG GCCTTTGTCATTAATCATAGCTGGGACGGCTTAGGATACTGGATTGGACTGAGAGTTGAAGAGGGGAAATGGAAGTGGGTGGATGGACGTGATCTGACTGAAGA CTTCTggaaaccacaacaacaacaaccacctaCTGAGGGTCACTGTGCAGTTTCTTTTGAGAAAGGTGGACTGAAATCGGCAAATTGTACTGAAAGATACGGATGGGTGTGCCAGAAGGAGGGTTTATCTGTTTAA
- the LOC124065246 gene encoding C-type lectin domain family 10 member A isoform X1: protein MAEAEEVNYASVVFKNNQQAGAKKNEETVYDEVKVRTETTKQNVDTNGLLTDKKADVNRRHRWLACFFGILCILLLVAIIAVCVYFTTLSEKSEEKQLRENQTTLLAAVQNLNNLNHKLMSDSENLAREHNNLTVLFDNLNQSYAALESKVSNLTAEIQELKAQRNNSEREHNNLTVLFDNLNQSYAALESKVSNLTAEIQELKTQRNNLTETIQDMETQWTESNVSRAQWSIDAYCPKVKGGVSVRKCNSCQSGWTSFQSSCYAINNAKLNNQKTWAEAQANCRQKVSHLAVISNNTEKAFVINHSWDGLGYWIGLRVEEGKWKWVDGRDLTEDFWKPQQQQPPTEGHCAVSFEKGGLKSANCTERYGWVCQKEGLSV from the exons ATGGCAGAGGCGGAGGAGGTTAACTACGCTTCGGTTGTATTCAAAAACAACCAACAAGCTGGAG CTAAAAAGAATGAGGAAACTGTGTATGATGAAGTGAAGGTCCGCACCGAAACCACAAAGCAAAATGTTGACACAAACG GACTGTTGACAGACAAGAAAGCAGACGTCAACAGACGTCATCGGTGGTTGGCCTGCTTTTTTGGGATTCTTTGCATCCTTTTGCTGGTGGCCATCATAGCAGTTTGTGTCTACT TTACTACGTTAAGTGAGAAGAGTGAAGAGAAGCAGCTAAGAGAAAACCAAACGACTCTACTGGCTGCCGTTCAAAACCTGAATAACCTCAATCACAAACTCATGTCTGACAGTGAAAACTTGGCGAGGGAGCACAACAATCTGACAGTCCTGTTTGACAACCTGAATCAATCCTATGCTGCCTTAGAAAGCAAGGTCTCAAACCTGACTGCAGAGATCCAGGAACTGAAGGCACAGAGGAACAACTCGGAGAGGGAGCACAACAATCTGACAGTCCTGTTTGACAACCTGAATCAATCCTATGCTGCCTTAGAAAGCAAGGTCTCAAACCTGACTGCAGAGATCCAGGAACTgaagacacagaggaacaacTTAACAGAGACAATACAAGACATGGAGACACAGTGGACAGAGTCCAACGTCAGTCGAGCTCAGTGGAGCATTGATGCCTACTGCCCCAAAGTAAAAGGAG GTGTTTCAGTAAGAAAGTGTAACTCCTGTCAGAGTGGGTGGACCTCCTTCCAGTCCAGCTGCTATGCCATAAATAACGCAAAACTGAACAATCAGAAAACCTGGGCTGAAGCTCAAGCAAACTGCAGACAGAAGGTTTCACACTTGGCTGTTATATCTAACAATACAGAGAAG GCCTTTGTCATTAATCATAGCTGGGACGGCTTAGGATACTGGATTGGACTGAGAGTTGAAGAGGGGAAATGGAAGTGGGTGGATGGACGTGATCTGACTGAAGA CTTCTggaaaccacaacaacaacaaccacctaCTGAGGGTCACTGTGCAGTTTCTTTTGAGAAAGGTGGACTGAAATCGGCAAATTGTACTGAAAGATACGGATGGGTGTGCCAGAAGGAGGGTTTATCTGTTTAA